Genomic DNA from Gemmatimonadota bacterium:
TGCTCCTTACCCCCCTCGATGGGCCGGAGCGCGCTGTAAGGGGACTCGAGCAGCAGAAGTGGTGGAGTCGACCGTGGGCACATGGTGATGGCTCGGGGCTGAGGTGTGTTTGGAACTGACTCGGCGACTCTAAGGAGGAGCCGTCAGTGCGCCGTCAGTGCCTCCGGAGTGAGCGAGTGAGCCAGAGGGTAGCAGTCACTGACGGTCCTCACGTGCAAGATCTTTCGGATTTATGAAATATGTTGCGAGAGAACGCGTCACGCGTTTATATAGAACAAGGATTCTATTTTATGTGGGAGGCCGATGGCTGCCGCTTCGACTGAGAAGACCAGTCTCACCCCACCGAAACAGACGCGATCGCGCCGCACGCTGGAGCGGATCGTTAGCGCCTCGCTCAGCATTCTGGATGAGCAGGGCGCGGCGGGCCTCACGGTCCAGGCGGTCGTCGCCCGCGCGGGCTCGTCGGTCGGATCCTTTTACGCCCGGTTCAGGGGCAAGAGTGATCTACTCGACTACCTGGCTGCGCGGGTTTGGCAGGAGGCGCTCGAGCGTTGGAGCGAAGCCCTGGAGTCCCGTGACTGGTCCGTTCTCGAGCTGCGAGAGCTCGCTGCTGGGTCTGTTGGGCTGCTCTTCGACGCGCAGCGCTCCCGGTCGACCTACCTACGCGCCCTCGACCGTGCGGCGGGTGGCAACGACGAAGCGTACACGGCCTTCCGCGAGCAGCTTCTCGAGGGCATCTCGGAGCTGCTTCTCGCTCGGAAGGACGAGATCGATCATCTCAGGCCGGAGCTCGCGGTCCGGCTCGGGCTGCTAGCCGTGCTCGGCGTCGTCGACGCGGAGGATCCGACGAGCGGTGACCCACTGCCCCGTTCGGTGCTCGTCACGGAGGCGACGGAGCTGCTGCTGGGCTACCTGGTCCCGACCGGACCGCCAGGCTCCTCCGAGGGCGTCGACTTCTTCGAGATCTGGGGATAGCACAGCTGCTCGCGGAGAATCCTGAGTCCTTAATCTCTCCAAGCCGCTCAAGGCTGACGAGCTGCATGGTGGTGAAGATTACGTATCTGGTGCGAATGTAGACCCTATGCCTTGCTCGCCTCGAAGTGCGCGCCTGCGATGGAGCCTGCGAAGTTGGTTAGCTCCGCGATGTCGCCGGGATGCTCGGCGATGTACTCCTGCACACCCGGGTCACTGAGGATGAAGCTCGTCGAATCCGGCGTCCCGGAACTGCTGCAGGTAGTCATCACGGAAGGTCGGCAGGCATGCAGCGACCGCATCCACGTTGCCGGCCAGCACCTCTGGCACCGGCAAGTCGGAGACCATGTCCGAGACCACGACCCGTCCGCCGGGCTTCAGTACGCGCCACGCCTCGGCGAGCACCTTGTCCTTGCG
This window encodes:
- a CDS encoding TetR/AcrR family transcriptional regulator, whose protein sequence is MAAASTEKTSLTPPKQTRSRRTLERIVSASLSILDEQGAAGLTVQAVVARAGSSVGSFYARFRGKSDLLDYLAARVWQEALERWSEALESRDWSVLELRELAAGSVGLLFDAQRSRSTYLRALDRAAGGNDEAYTAFREQLLEGISELLLARKDEIDHLRPELAVRLGLLAVLGVVDAEDPTSGDPLPRSVLVTEATELLLGYLVPTGPPGSSEGVDFFEIWG